Proteins encoded within one genomic window of Chlorobaculum sp. MV4-Y:
- a CDS encoding NAD(P)/FAD-dependent oxidoreductase — MSKKIVVLGAGTAGTIVSNNLRRHLPADWEITVIDRDDDHIYQPGLLFVPFGVQKSSTLVKSRKKYITAGINFVMDEITHIDPEKKEVKTKNHTFTYDFLVISTGCRIAPEENDGLMEAWGKNAFTFYYKEAADQLRLRLKEFDGGKLVMNIAELPFKCPVAPIEFVFMADWFLKKKGVRNKSEIELVTPLPMAFTKPKAAAVFTESAREKNIKITTSFELNRVDGKEKFIESVQGDKVKYDTLVIVPTTIGDPVISNSGMDDGIGYVPTHHNTLKALKHDGVYVIGDATNVPTSKAGSVAHYEADVVVFNIMAEIYGAKPEEIFDGHSTCFIVYSKGTSSLIDFNYKIEPLPGKFPMPKLGPFSLLKETKMNWYGKLAFEPLYWNVLLDGKHLGMPPTLVMAGKEVG, encoded by the coding sequence ATGTCTAAAAAAATCGTCGTATTGGGAGCGGGTACCGCCGGAACGATTGTCTCGAACAATCTGAGGCGTCACCTCCCGGCAGACTGGGAAATCACGGTTATTGATCGTGATGACGATCACATTTATCAGCCGGGTCTCCTGTTCGTGCCGTTCGGAGTTCAGAAATCGAGCACTCTGGTCAAATCGAGGAAGAAGTACATTACTGCGGGTATCAATTTCGTCATGGATGAAATCACCCATATCGATCCGGAAAAGAAAGAGGTCAAGACCAAAAACCACACTTTTACCTACGACTTCCTCGTTATCAGCACTGGTTGCCGTATCGCTCCGGAGGAGAACGATGGTTTGATGGAAGCCTGGGGCAAGAACGCGTTCACGTTCTACTACAAGGAGGCGGCTGATCAGCTCAGGCTGCGCCTGAAAGAGTTCGATGGCGGAAAGCTGGTCATGAACATCGCCGAGCTGCCGTTCAAATGCCCGGTGGCGCCGATCGAGTTTGTCTTTATGGCGGACTGGTTCCTGAAAAAGAAGGGGGTCAGGAACAAATCGGAAATCGAGCTGGTCACGCCGCTGCCAATGGCCTTCACCAAGCCCAAGGCTGCTGCGGTTTTCACCGAGTCGGCAAGGGAAAAGAACATCAAGATCACTACGAGCTTTGAGCTCAACCGTGTCGATGGCAAGGAGAAATTCATCGAGTCGGTGCAGGGCGACAAGGTCAAGTATGATACGCTGGTTATTGTGCCGACCACCATCGGCGATCCGGTCATCAGCAACTCCGGCATGGACGACGGTATCGGTTACGTGCCGACGCACCACAACACCCTCAAGGCACTCAAGCACGATGGCGTTTATGTGATCGGCGACGCCACCAACGTACCGACTTCAAAGGCTGGTTCGGTTGCGCACTACGAGGCGGACGTCGTGGTTTTCAACATCATGGCCGAAATCTACGGCGCCAAGCCGGAGGAGATCTTCGACGGTCACTCGACCTGTTTTATCGTCTACTCCAAAGGCACTTCATCGCTCATCGACTTCAACTACAAGATCGAGCCGTTGCCGGGCAAGTTCCCGATGCCAAAGCTCGGGCCATTCTCGCTGTTGAAGGAGACCAAGATGAACTGGTATGGCAAGCTCGCCTTCGAGCCGCTCTACTGGAACGTCCTGCTCGATGGCAAACACCTCGGTATGCCTCCTACCCTTGTTATGGCCGGTAAAGAGGTCGGATAA
- a CDS encoding type ISP restriction/modification enzyme, with product MMIQEYVEAINRQFKTGISTEHSYRPLLQGLLAELLPGVEVTNEPQRIECGAPDFILTRTGVPAGYIEAKDIGKPLDGRQFREQFERYRTSLRNLIITDYLEFRLFRDGEHAATLVLAEIRDGRIVARSENIDGFAELIREFGRYEGQTIRSASKLSKMMAAKARLLASIIDIALDSDARETSDRVAEANTTLRDQLSAFRQVLIHDITPRQFADIYAQTIAYGMFAARLHDPTIENFNRREAAELIPKSNPFLRKLFQGIAGYDLDDRIAWVVDSLADLFKATDVKALLRDFGKATQQHDPVIHFYETFLAEYDPALRKSRGVWYTPEPAVNFIVRAVDEILKMEFGLRNGLADTSKTTVEIPKPTHDKRFKDGYVKEKVEVHKVQILDPAAGTGTFLAEIVKHIHKGFEGQEGIWSDYVENHLIPRLNGFEILMASYAMAHLKLDMLLSETGYKPLRDQRLRVYLTNSLEEHHPETGTLFASWLSQEASEANYIKRDTPVMVVLGNPPYSGHSANKGEWIEGLLNDYKQEPGDGRLKEKNPKWLNDDYVKFIRYGQHFVEKNGDGVLAFINNHSFLDNPTFRGMRWQLLKAFDKIYVIDLHGNAKKKEACPDGSPDKNVFDIQQGVSINLFVKTGKKKKDEQAEVLHYDLFGQREVKYDFLWKNSIASLPFAKLDLDAPQYFFVRKDFEAQKVYNKGFPVNELFPVNSVGIVTARDEFVMDNDRDQLVARICNFFLLDKKDLFEKYRLKDGSSWKIDNTKKLAKSFFEEFVNSIEYRPFDKKFIYYDPQFIERSRLEVMRNLLRVKNFALVIPRQAIINNWSHVQITDCLVDNRIHYSNKGIPVVCPLYLYPQEDRQISIDGTSHRTPNLNLTIVDQIANGLGLNFTPEKEDTPGTFAPIDLLDYIYAVLHSPSYRQQFQEFLKIDFPRIPYPADQQKFWKLVELGGQLRQLHLLESPLLDRPGTTYPIAGNNLVDKVHYQDGKAFINATQYFDGVPQSAWEFYIGGYQPAQKWLKDRKGRTLNYDDVKHYQRIIVALTETERIMGEIDAV from the coding sequence ATGATGATTCAGGAGTACGTCGAGGCCATCAACCGGCAGTTCAAGACCGGAATTTCCACCGAGCACAGCTATCGCCCGCTGCTTCAGGGGTTGCTGGCGGAGCTGTTGCCGGGCGTCGAGGTAACCAACGAGCCGCAGCGGATCGAATGCGGCGCTCCGGATTTCATCCTGACCCGCACGGGCGTTCCCGCCGGTTACATCGAGGCGAAGGATATTGGCAAGCCGCTCGATGGGCGGCAGTTTCGCGAGCAATTCGAGCGGTACCGCACTTCGCTCCGGAACCTGATTATCACCGATTACCTCGAATTCCGCCTGTTCCGCGACGGCGAACACGCGGCGACGCTCGTGCTGGCGGAGATTCGCGACGGCAGGATTGTCGCGCGTTCCGAGAATATCGATGGTTTCGCGGAGCTGATCCGGGAGTTTGGGCGGTACGAGGGGCAAACGATCCGGTCGGCCTCGAAGCTCTCGAAAATGATGGCGGCCAAAGCCCGGCTGCTGGCCTCGATCATCGACATCGCGCTCGACTCCGACGCGCGTGAAACGAGCGACCGCGTGGCCGAAGCCAACACGACGCTGCGCGACCAGTTGAGCGCCTTCCGGCAGGTACTCATCCACGACATTACGCCGCGCCAGTTCGCGGACATCTACGCCCAAACGATTGCCTACGGCATGTTCGCGGCGCGGTTGCACGATCCGACAATCGAAAATTTCAACCGCAGGGAGGCCGCCGAGCTGATTCCGAAGTCAAATCCCTTTCTCCGCAAGCTCTTCCAGGGCATCGCGGGCTATGACCTCGACGACCGGATCGCGTGGGTCGTGGATTCGCTGGCCGATCTCTTCAAGGCGACCGACGTCAAGGCGCTGCTCAGGGATTTCGGCAAGGCGACGCAGCAGCACGACCCGGTCATCCATTTTTACGAAACTTTTCTTGCCGAGTACGACCCCGCTTTGCGCAAAAGTCGTGGCGTCTGGTACACGCCGGAGCCGGCGGTAAACTTCATTGTGCGGGCGGTCGATGAGATTCTGAAAATGGAGTTCGGGTTGCGAAACGGTTTGGCGGACACGAGCAAAACCACGGTCGAAATCCCGAAGCCCACGCACGACAAGCGTTTCAAGGATGGTTATGTCAAGGAAAAGGTGGAGGTTCACAAGGTGCAAATCCTCGATCCGGCGGCGGGCACCGGAACGTTTCTGGCCGAAATCGTCAAGCATATTCACAAGGGGTTCGAGGGGCAGGAGGGAATCTGGAGTGATTATGTCGAAAACCACCTGATTCCACGCCTGAACGGTTTCGAGATTCTGATGGCGTCATATGCGATGGCGCACCTGAAGCTCGACATGCTGCTCTCGGAAACCGGTTACAAACCGTTGCGTGATCAGCGGTTGCGGGTTTACTTGACCAATTCGCTGGAAGAGCATCATCCCGAAACGGGAACGCTGTTCGCGAGCTGGCTGTCGCAGGAGGCGAGCGAGGCGAATTACATCAAGCGCGATACGCCGGTGATGGTGGTGCTCGGCAATCCGCCGTACAGCGGTCATTCGGCGAACAAGGGCGAGTGGATCGAAGGTCTGCTGAATGATTACAAACAGGAGCCGGGCGACGGCAGGCTGAAGGAGAAAAATCCGAAATGGCTGAACGATGATTACGTGAAGTTCATCCGCTACGGTCAACATTTCGTCGAAAAAAACGGTGATGGCGTGTTGGCCTTTATCAATAATCACAGTTTTCTCGACAATCCGACGTTTCGGGGAATGCGCTGGCAATTGTTGAAAGCGTTCGACAAGATTTATGTGATCGATCTGCACGGCAATGCAAAGAAAAAAGAGGCCTGTCCGGATGGCTCGCCCGACAAAAATGTTTTCGATATTCAGCAGGGCGTGAGCATCAATCTTTTCGTAAAGACGGGAAAGAAGAAAAAAGACGAGCAGGCTGAGGTTTTACATTACGATCTTTTTGGGCAGAGAGAAGTGAAATATGATTTTCTTTGGAAGAACTCAATCGCATCACTTCCTTTTGCAAAACTCGACCTTGATGCGCCGCAATACTTTTTTGTGCGAAAAGATTTTGAGGCTCAAAAGGTTTACAATAAAGGATTTCCAGTCAATGAACTATTTCCTGTCAACTCTGTCGGCATTGTTACCGCGCGAGATGAATTTGTCATGGATAATGATCGAGATCAATTAGTCGCTCGAATTTGTAATTTCTTTTTGCTCGACAAAAAAGATTTATTTGAGAAGTATCGATTGAAAGATGGCTCTTCATGGAAGATTGATAACACAAAAAAGCTTGCAAAAAGCTTTTTTGAAGAATTTGTCAATTCTATTGAATATCGACCATTTGACAAGAAGTTTATCTATTATGATCCGCAGTTTATCGAAAGATCGAGACTTGAAGTGATGCGGAATTTATTGCGAGTCAAAAATTTCGCCTTGGTTATCCCTCGACAAGCAATTATCAATAACTGGTCACATGTGCAAATAACTGACTGCCTGGTTGATAATCGTATCCATTATAGCAACAAAGGCATTCCTGTTGTTTGTCCTTTATATCTTTATCCACAAGAAGATCGACAAATATCCATCGATGGCACAAGTCATCGAACGCCGAATCTGAACCTGACTATTGTCGATCAAATCGCCAACGGGCTTGGCCTGAATTTCACGCCGGAAAAAGAAGATACACCCGGTACGTTCGCGCCGATTGATTTGCTCGACTACATTTACGCCGTGCTGCACTCCCCTTCGTATCGCCAGCAATTTCAGGAGTTTCTGAAGATCGACTTCCCGCGCATTCCCTATCCCGCCGACCAGCAAAAGTTCTGGAAGCTCGTCGAACTCGGAGGCCAGTTGCGGCAACTCCATCTGCTCGAAAGCCCGCTGCTCGACCGCCCCGGCACCACCTATCCCATCGCCGGAAACAATCTTGTTGACAAGGTTCACTATCAGGACGGCAAAGCCTTCATCAACGCAACGCAATACTTCGACGGCGTCCCCCAATCCGCTTGGGAATTCTACATCGGCGGCTATCAACCCGCGCAAAAATGGCTCAAGGATCGCAAAGGCCGAACGCTCAACTACGACGACGTAAAACACTACCAGCGAATCATCGTCGCGCTCACAGAGACAGAGCGGATTATGGGCGAGATCGATGCCGTCTGA
- a CDS encoding phospholipase D family protein, translating to MRKFVSATLFFSAILSFSPAHASAAPIKSTGTIDLYFSPRGGATAAVVREIDGARREILIQAYSFTSKPIAQAIVKASKRGVKVVAVLDKSQRKERYTEADFLAHMRIPTFIDDKHAIAHNKIIIIDRATLITGSFNFTKAGEEKNAENLMVIKGNKPLVNRYVQNFELHRAHSVRYGGK from the coding sequence ATGAGGAAGTTTGTCTCAGCCACGCTGTTTTTCTCCGCCATCCTGTCGTTTTCACCCGCTCACGCCTCCGCAGCTCCCATCAAATCCACCGGCACGATCGATCTCTATTTCTCGCCCCGTGGCGGCGCGACGGCGGCTGTCGTGCGCGAGATCGACGGGGCGCGGCGTGAAATTCTCATCCAGGCCTACTCGTTCACTTCGAAGCCCATCGCGCAGGCCATCGTGAAGGCGAGCAAGCGGGGCGTGAAGGTGGTGGCGGTGCTCGACAAGAGCCAGCGCAAGGAGCGATACACCGAAGCGGATTTTCTGGCCCATATGCGCATTCCGACCTTTATTGACGACAAGCACGCCATCGCGCACAACAAGATCATCATCATCGACCGCGCGACCTTGATCACCGGATCCTTCAATTTCACCAAAGCCGGCGAAGAGAAAAACGCCGAGAATCTCATGGTCATCAAGGGGAACAAACCGCTGGTGAACCGGTATGTCCAGAATTTCGAACTGCACCGGGCGCACTCTGTCAGGTATGGCGGGAAGTGA
- a CDS encoding DEAD/DEAH box helicase has translation MPFSALGIIDHLRKALDQEGYTSPTPIQKEAIPVILDGNDLLACAQTGTGKTAAFALPVLQLLHQSRMHGEKRKIRCLVLTPTRELAIQIGESFTAYGRHTGLINTVIFGGVNQNPQTARLVQGVDILVATPGRLLDLIGQGHLHLRDIEYFVLDEADRMLDMGFIHDIRRVLAVLPKKRQSLFFSATMPPEIIKLSAAILHNPKEVMVTPVSSTVEIINQQILFVDRENKNSLLAHLLKERNIASALVFTRTKHGADKVARFLAHHNITAEAIHGNKSQNARQRALGNFKTRQTRVLVATDIAARGIDIDELEYVINIDLPNIPETYVHRIGRTGRAGNRGAAYSFCNAEEKAYLRDIEKLIARKIPVIEEHPFPMTNFDVEPPKPAASKKGNAGHNEPKPKQPQPHNPAETGTKRPGRKRRFFGKRS, from the coding sequence ATGCCTTTTTCCGCTCTCGGAATCATCGATCATCTGCGCAAAGCCCTCGACCAGGAGGGTTACACATCTCCAACCCCGATACAGAAAGAAGCCATCCCGGTCATTCTTGACGGCAACGACCTGCTTGCCTGCGCCCAGACCGGCACCGGCAAAACCGCCGCCTTCGCGCTGCCCGTGCTGCAACTGCTGCACCAGAGCCGGATGCACGGCGAAAAGCGTAAAATCCGCTGCCTCGTGCTCACCCCGACCAGGGAGCTGGCAATCCAGATCGGCGAAAGCTTCACCGCCTATGGCCGCCATACCGGCCTGATCAACACGGTGATCTTCGGTGGCGTCAACCAGAACCCGCAGACCGCGCGGCTCGTGCAGGGCGTCGATATTCTGGTCGCTACGCCGGGCCGTCTGCTCGACCTGATCGGCCAGGGTCACCTGCACCTGCGCGACATCGAATATTTCGTGCTCGACGAAGCTGATCGGATGCTCGACATGGGCTTCATTCACGACATCAGGCGAGTACTGGCGGTTCTACCGAAAAAGCGGCAGTCACTCTTCTTTTCGGCCACCATGCCGCCCGAAATCATCAAGCTCTCCGCTGCGATTCTGCACAACCCGAAAGAGGTCATGGTCACGCCGGTTTCATCGACCGTCGAGATCATCAACCAGCAGATTCTGTTCGTTGATCGCGAAAACAAGAACAGCCTGCTCGCCCACCTGCTCAAAGAGCGAAACATCGCAAGCGCGCTGGTCTTCACGCGAACCAAGCACGGCGCGGACAAGGTGGCCCGTTTTCTGGCGCACCACAACATCACCGCCGAGGCGATTCACGGCAACAAATCGCAAAACGCCCGCCAGCGTGCACTCGGCAACTTCAAGACGAGGCAAACGAGAGTGCTGGTCGCCACCGACATCGCCGCGCGGGGAATCGACATCGATGAACTCGAATATGTGATCAACATCGATCTGCCCAACATCCCGGAAACCTACGTGCACCGCATTGGCCGAACTGGACGGGCCGGAAACCGTGGAGCCGCATACTCCTTCTGCAACGCCGAAGAGAAAGCGTACCTGCGCGACATCGAAAAACTGATCGCCCGAAAAATCCCGGTCATCGAAGAGCACCCGTTCCCGATGACGAACTTTGACGTGGAACCGCCAAAACCCGCCGCGTCGAAAAAAGGCAACGCCGGTCATAACGAGCCAAAACCGAAGCAGCCACAACCCCACAACCCCGCCGAAACGGGCACGAAACGCCCCGGGCGCAAAAGAAGATTTTTCGGAAAGCGAAGCTAA
- a CDS encoding BMP family lipoprotein — protein sequence MTYRKYFSLFFRLSSILTMFMLLLTGCAGKKKVSENNPNAYKVGLVFDVGGRGDKSFNDSAYNGLEQAKQKLGIQFDYIEPSGEGADREAALRQMAADPDVKLIIGVGLLFTDDITAIAREFPDKKFACIDYNPQPGAQIPSNLSGITFEEKKGSFLAGAIAALESKSGTIGFIGGMDSNIIRKFESGYIEGAKHVRPDIKVITNFIGMTGSAFNDPAKGKEIALGQYSQGADIIYQAAGASGMGVIEAARESKKLVICTDMDQSYLAPGRVLTSMTKAVDKAVFTTVEDAMNGKFQGGKQRIFGLDGRYTDYVWNSGNDKLIDQSVHERIESIRKDILDGKIKVQE from the coding sequence ATGACTTATCGGAAATATTTCTCACTTTTTTTCAGGCTTTCGTCTATTCTGACGATGTTCATGCTGCTTCTTACCGGATGTGCGGGGAAAAAAAAGGTCTCTGAAAACAATCCGAACGCTTACAAAGTCGGCCTGGTGTTCGATGTTGGTGGTCGCGGAGACAAGTCGTTCAACGATTCGGCTTATAACGGTCTTGAACAGGCCAAGCAGAAGCTTGGAATACAGTTCGATTACATCGAGCCATCTGGCGAAGGCGCCGACCGCGAGGCAGCGTTGAGGCAGATGGCCGCCGATCCCGACGTAAAGCTGATCATTGGCGTCGGCCTGCTCTTTACCGATGACATCACAGCCATCGCGCGTGAGTTTCCTGACAAGAAGTTTGCCTGCATCGATTACAATCCGCAGCCGGGAGCACAGATTCCTTCGAACCTTTCCGGTATTACGTTCGAAGAGAAAAAGGGGTCGTTCCTTGCCGGGGCCATTGCGGCGCTCGAATCGAAGAGCGGCACCATCGGCTTCATCGGCGGCATGGATTCCAACATTATCAGGAAATTCGAGTCCGGCTACATCGAGGGAGCAAAGCATGTCAGGCCGGACATCAAGGTCATCACCAACTTCATCGGCATGACCGGCAGCGCCTTCAACGATCCGGCCAAAGGCAAGGAGATTGCGCTTGGCCAGTACAGCCAGGGAGCAGACATCATCTACCAGGCGGCAGGTGCGAGCGGCATGGGCGTCATCGAGGCGGCACGCGAATCGAAAAAGCTCGTGATCTGCACCGACATGGATCAGTCTTATCTTGCACCCGGCCGCGTCCTGACCAGCATGACCAAAGCTGTTGACAAGGCGGTGTTCACTACCGTCGAGGATGCGATGAATGGAAAGTTCCAGGGCGGCAAACAGCGGATTTTTGGTCTCGATGGCCGTTACACCGACTATGTCTGGAACAGCGGCAACGACAAGCTGATCGACCAGTCCGTGCACGAGCGCATTGAATCGATCCGCAAGGATATTCTGGACGGCAAGATCAAGGTTCAGGAGTAA
- a CDS encoding SDR family oxidoreductase — protein MRKKIVVTGGTGFIGSRLVHRLAASGEDVHALVRASSDLASLKECLDRVTLVYGDVTDIASLSGAFDGAEEVYHCAGITYMGDRKNPLLQRINVEGTQNVLDACRRAKVRRVVHVSSITAVGISGPNRKFNEESRWNFDTIDLEYARTKHAAEKIVTAEVKKGMDCVIVVPAFVFGAGDINFNAGRIIKDVYKRKMPFYPLGGICVVDVEIVVDCLITAMKKGRTGERYIVGGDNVSFKELAHTIMDVTGVHQRSFPLPIWAAHTLSFLLKFRPERKKISKLFNMTMFTVASRFLYFDSSKAQRELGMRYEPFAESIRRTFEWYRERRMLN, from the coding sequence GTGAGAAAGAAAATAGTCGTCACCGGAGGCACCGGGTTCATTGGTTCCCGTCTTGTCCACCGGCTGGCTGCGTCGGGCGAAGATGTTCATGCGCTGGTCAGGGCCAGCTCCGATTTAGCCTCCCTTAAAGAGTGCCTTGACCGGGTCACTCTCGTTTACGGCGATGTGACGGATATTGCCTCGCTTTCCGGTGCCTTCGATGGGGCCGAAGAGGTCTATCATTGCGCCGGTATCACCTATATGGGCGACCGGAAAAATCCTCTTCTCCAAAGGATCAATGTTGAAGGCACACAGAATGTGCTCGATGCCTGTCGTCGGGCAAAGGTCAGGAGGGTGGTGCATGTGAGTTCCATCACGGCGGTGGGAATCAGCGGCCCGAACCGCAAGTTCAACGAGGAGAGTCGCTGGAATTTCGATACTATCGATCTGGAGTATGCCAGAACCAAACATGCTGCGGAAAAGATCGTCACCGCGGAGGTGAAAAAAGGTATGGACTGTGTCATTGTGGTGCCTGCGTTCGTCTTCGGGGCGGGTGATATCAATTTTAACGCCGGGCGCATCATCAAGGATGTCTACAAGCGCAAAATGCCGTTCTATCCTTTGGGCGGAATATGTGTAGTGGATGTGGAGATCGTGGTTGACTGTCTTATTACAGCCATGAAGAAAGGGCGGACGGGCGAGCGCTATATTGTCGGCGGCGACAATGTTTCGTTCAAAGAGCTGGCCCATACGATCATGGATGTCACCGGTGTGCACCAGCGTTCCTTTCCGCTGCCGATCTGGGCGGCTCATACGCTCAGTTTTCTCCTTAAGTTCCGTCCTGAAAGGAAAAAGATTTCGAAGCTGTTCAACATGACCATGTTCACTGTGGCCTCGAGATTTCTGTATTTCGATTCGTCGAAAGCCCAGCGGGAACTGGGTATGCGCTATGAACCGTTTGCAGAGAGCATCCGGCGGACATTCGAGTGGTACCGTGAGCGTCGTATGCTGAATTAA